From a region of the Candida albicans SC5314 chromosome 1, complete sequence genome:
- a CDS encoding N,N-dimethylaniline monooxygenase (Flavin-containing monooxygenase; catalyzes oxidation of biological thiols to maintain the ER redox buffer ratio for correct folding of disulfide-bonded proteins; Spider biofilm repressed), whose amino-acid sequence MTKEQIDEPRYKRIAVIGGGPTGLAAVKALSLEPVNFSCIDLFERRDRLGGLWYHHGDKSLVKPEIPSLSPSQEEIVSDNATPADEYFSAIYEYMETNIVHQIMEYSGVAFPANSKKYPTRSQVLEYIDDYIKSIPKDTVNISINSNVVSLEKVNEIWHIEIEDVIKKTRAKLRYDAVIIANGHFSNPYIPDVPGLSSWNKNYPGTITHSKYYESPAKFRDKRVLVVGNSASGVDISIQLSVCAKDVFVSIRDQESPHFEDGFCKHIGLIEEYNYETRSVRTTDREVVSDIDYVIFCTGYLYALPFLKQERNITDGFQVYDLYKQIFNIYDPSLTFLALLRDVIPMPISESQAALIARVYSGRYKLPPTEEMERYYQLELKEKGRGGKFHNYKYPRDVAYCQMLQTLIDEQGLHTPGLVAPIWDESLIKKRSETRAEKNARLKNVVEHVKRLRAEGKDFSLLE is encoded by the coding sequence ATGACaaaagaacaaattgatgaaCCACGCTATAAACGTATAGCAGTGATAGGGGGTGGACCTACTGGACTAGCTGCTGTTAAAGCATTAAGTTTAGAACCTGTTAACTTTTCATGTATTGACCTTTTCGAAAGAAGAGATCGATTAGGTGGATTGTGGTATCACCACGGAGACAAGTCATTAGTTAAGCCTGAAATTCCCAGCCTTTCTCCTTCACAAGAAGAGATTGTTTCCGACAATGCAACACCCGCTGACGAATACTTTTCAGCAATCTATGAATACATGGAAACCAATATTGTGCACCAAATTATGGAGTATTCTGGTGTGGCATTCCCTGCCAATTCTAAGAAATACCCCACTAGATCACAAGTTTTAGAATACATTGACGACTATATCAAACTGATTCCCAAAGATACAGTCAATATTAGTATAAACTCTAATGTGGTGTCATTGGAAAAGGTCAATGAGATTTGGCATatagaaattgaagatgtAATCAAGAAAACTCGTGCCAAGTTGAGATATGATGCAGTAATTATTGCCAATGGACATTTTAGTAACCCATATATCCCTGATGTGCCTGGATTATCATCTTGGAATAAAAATTACCCAGGTACAATCACTCACTCCAAATATTACGAGTCACCAGCCAAATTTAGAGACAAACGTGTTTTGGTGGTTGGAAATTCGGCAAGTGGAGTAGATATTTCTATTCAATTAAGTGTTTGTGCCAAAGATGTATTTGTTTCCATAAGAGATCAAGAATCCCCACATTTTGAAGATGGGTTTTGCAAGCATATTGGACTCATTGAAGAATACAATTATGAAACTCGTTCAGTGCGAACAACAGATAGAGAAGTGGTTAGTGATATTGATTACGTGATATTTTGCACGGGATATTTGTATGCTCTCccatttttgaaacaagAACGAAATATTACAGATGGATTTCAAGTGTACGACTTGTATAAgcaaattttcaatatttacGATCCATCCCTCACATTTTTAGCTCTATTACGTGATGTTATTCCAATGCCAATATCCGAGTCTCAAGCTGCATTAATTGCAAGAGTTTATAGTGGAAGATACAAATTGCCACCGACCGAAGAAATGGAGAGATATTATCAActagaattgaaagaaaaggGTCGAGGAGGGAAATTCCATAATTATAAGTATCCACGGGATGTTGCATATTGTCAAATGTTACAGACTCTTATTGATGAACAAGGTTTGCATACCCCTGGGCTAGTGGCACCTATTTGGGATGAATCTTTGATTAAAAAGAGAAGTGAAACTAGAGCTGAGAAAAACGCACGATTAAAGAATGTGGTTGAGCATGTTAAACGTTTAAGAGCAGAAGGAAAAGACTTTTCTTTGTTAGAGTAG
- the IFD3 gene encoding Ifd3p (Putative aldo/keto reductase; Mig1-regulated) — protein sequence MSIEIKYSNLGESGLKISPLIVGCLTFGSKQWAEWVIEDEDEVFTILKKCYDAGLRTFDTADSYSNGKSEELLGKFIKKFNIPRDRIVILSKVYYSVEPNTGRYSLADTSGFKEMDYANSKGLSRKHIFDAVEASVKRLGTYLDVFQIHRLDEETPKKEIMRTLNDVVDQGLARYIGASSMRAVDFAQLQFIAEQNGWHKFISMQNYYNLIYREEEREMIPFCQTNYLSKVGIIPWSPLARGVLARSLGAVSKNSREKLDQERFKILGLDALSEADQEIIQRVEKVAKDHNVSMAVVATAWVIGKGFNPIVGLSSVKRVDDILQALKFKLTKEEEKFLEEPYVPKNVTA from the coding sequence ATgtcaattgaaatcaagTATAGTAATTTAGGTGAATCTGGTCTCAAAATTTCCCCATTGATTGTTGGATGTTTAACTTTTGGTTCCAAACAGTGGGCCGAATGGGtcattgaagatgaagatgaagttTTCACTATTTTAAAGAAGTGTTACGATGCTGGATTGCGTACATTTGATACTGCTGATAGTTATTCAAACGGTAAGTCAGAGGAATTGCTTggaaaatttatcaaaaaatttaacaTCCCAAGAGATAGAATTGTGATATTGAGTAAAGTTTACTATAGTGTTGAACCTAATACTGGAAGATACTCATTAGCGGATACCTCAGGTTTCAAAGAAATGGACTATGCCAATAGCAAAGGGTTATCTCGGAAACATATATTCGATGCTGTCGAAGCATCTGTCAAAAGATTGGGGACCTATTTAGATGTTTTCCAGATCCATAGATTGGATGAAGAAACaccaaagaaagaaataatgaGGACTTTGAATGATGTGGTCGATCAAGGACTTGCCAGATACATTGGTGCCTCATCTATGAGAGCGGTTGATTTTGCCCAATTGCAATTTATTGCTGAACAAAATGGTTGGCATAAATTTATCAGTATGCAAAATTActataatttgatttatagagaagaagaaagagaaatgATTCCATTTTGCCAAACCAACTATTTGAGTAAAGTTGGGATCATTCCTTGGTCTCCACTTGCTAGAGGGGTTTTGGCCCGTTCACTTGGCGCTGTTTCCAAAAACTCCAGAGAGAAGTTAGATCAGGAGcgattcaaaatattggGGTTGGACGCTTTATCGGAGGCTGACCaagaaattattcaaagagttgaaaaagttgCCAAAGACCACAATGTGAGTAtggctgttgttgctaCAGCTTGGGTTATAGGAAAAGGTTTTAATCCAATTGTTGGACTTTCCTCTGTTAAAAGAgttgatgatattttgCAAGCattaaaattcaaattaaccaaggaagaagaaaagtttTTGGAAGAGCCATATGTTCCTAAGAATGTCACTGCATAA
- the STB5 gene encoding Stb5p (Putative transcription factor with zinc cluster DNA-binding motif; has similarity to S. cerevisiae Stb5p; Hap43p-repressed gene), whose amino-acid sequence MRPIDSIVSKFRVQKHTSNLADNPAVLKHPEDMPKLTSCLRCRKLKKKCDKSTPHCLNCENANEECTYVKRKPRQSKNGKTTTSESSLDPPSPMVNETFTGFSYLNQSQPNDLFRHIPSATTNTSTTTSTVAAAVPPTTNTSESVSSSRSHTPPILNSIDARAPNFHSYPKQISKVLISAVGIKTNSNVSIIPPIVDKDLLTSIIGSFMQHNYRICPVIHKKEFLENFQKLFKEDGIVDLDSHHDPYELYMVLAVGSTGLERTGIISRDKKLSEYFVSMALSHVHNNLSTNSLTNVRNLTLLALYSFFNPAEYTSWEIMGKLTRLAIHLGMNHKISDQDARNLSSKEIEMRSRLFWSVYNIDRLSSVSLGRPVALQDDDINVPFPQVLEEDETEDIAVNRLVINLRRLEGKILRRVHSVNIYKNFINKDKSQEEVCQEILSDLRKEIEDWYYQVKSVDNANTSVRQSVSFHLSVPWYTARYNHLLILLYRPSYLNPRPSQDLLDILGKSCLETLSYTYKLFKAKLLPLNWTTLYRFLMVCTTILYCLCKWAIDLMESKTEICYCIEIFQAFGSDWIVAKKCAEVFRKIENKLLEITLSDGHVSDMDNLSKELLGASSSYHEILNVHSVDLCIDTDFMYNF is encoded by the coding sequence ATGAGACCAATAGACTCCATAGTTTCCAAGTTCAGAGTGCAAAAGCATACATCAAACCTTGCTGATAATCCGGCTGTTCTAAAACACCCAGAGGATATGCCAAAATTAACAAGTTGTCTAAGGTGTAggaaattaaagaaaaaatgtGACAAGAGTACCCCACATTGTTTGAATTGTGAAAATGCAAATGAAGAGTGTACCTATGTGAAACGGAAACCAAGGCAAAGTAAGAACGGTAAGACAACGACCCTGGAATCTTCTCTAGATCCTCCTTCACCAATGGTGAATGAAACTTTTACAGGTTTTTCGTATCTTAACCAATCCCAACCTAATGATTTGTTTAGACATATACCATCAGCTACCACCAACACAAGCACAACTACATCTACCGTAGCAGCAGCAGTACCACCAACTACAAATACAAGCGAATCTGTATCATCATCTCGATCTCACACACCACCGatattaaattcaatcGATGCTAGAGCTCCCAATTTCCATTCGTACCCGAAACAAATTTCTAAAGTGCTAATTAGTGCTGTGGGTATTAAGACCAATTCAAATGTGAGTATCATTCCACCAATAGTAGATAAAGATTTGTTAACATCAATAATCGGTCTGTTTATGCAACACAATTATCGAATTTGTCCAGTGATACACAAGAAAGAATTTTTGGagaattttcaaaaattatttaaagaAGATGGAATCGTAGATTTAGATTCTCATCATGATCCCTATGAATTGTACATGGTTTTGGCAGTTGGAAGTACTGGTTTAGAACGTACAGGAATTATTAGCAGAgacaaaaaattatctgAATACTTTGTATCGATGGCCCTATCGCATGttcataataatttatctaCCAATAGTCTAACTAATGTGAGAAATTTGACATTGCTTGCACTATACTCATTTTTTAACCCAGCAGAATATACATCTTGGGAAATCATGGGTAAGTTGACAAGACTAGCTATTCATTTAGGAATGAATCACAAGATTCTGGATCAAGATGCAAGAAACTTGTCTTccaaagaaattgaaatgagATCAAGATTATTCTGGTCAGTCTATAATATAGATCGTTTGAGTTCTGTTTCACTTGGAAGACCAGTGGCACTtcaagatgatgatataaATGTCCCCTTCCCACAAGttttagaagaagatgagACAGAGGATATTGCTGTAAACCGGTTAGTGATCAATTTGCGTAGATTGGAAGGTAAAATCTTGAGAAGAGTCCATTCTGTCAACatttacaagaattttattaacaaaGATAAACTGCAAGAAGAAGTTTGTCAGGAAATATTATCAGATTTACGTAAAGAGATTGAAGATTGGTATTACCAGGTCAAATCTGTTGATAATGCCAACACATCCGTCAGACAGTCAGTTTCTTTCCATTTACTGGTTCCTTGGTATACTGCAAGATATAACCACTTGTTAATCCTTTTGTATCGTCCTTCTTATTTAAATCCAAGACCATCACAAGACCTTCTTGATATTCTTGGTAAGTCATGTTTAGAGACATTGTCATATACTTATAAATTGTTCAAGGCCAAACTCTTACCGTTAAATTGGACCACTTTGTATCGTTTTTTGATGGTATGCACCACAATCctttattgtttgtgtAAATGGGCCATAGATCTCATGGAGTCGAAAACAGAAATTTGTTACtgtattgaaattttccaaGCATTTGGAAGTGACTGGATAGTTGCAAAGAAATGTGCTGAGGTgtttagaaaaattgaaaacaaattgcTAGAAATTACTTTATCAGACGGTCATGTTAGCGACATGGACAATTTGTCCAAAGAACTATTAGGTGCAAGCTCATCATATCATGAGATATTGAATGTTCATTCAGTTGATCTTTGTATCGATACTGATTTCATGTACAATTTTTGA
- a CDS encoding uncharacterized protein (Protein of unknown function; Hap43-repressed; rat catheter and Spider biofilm induced): protein MSHPAASVRSIYSGKVNLDSPDELYNLDSNNNSSADVSSISQSTSSTNNQNLPRVQLEDVSSSQIQHRVTSKNLKSLENSTLTKPTSRFDSNNYNGTNSSLVSTESEYQNDLIDAESLDTEGDDDIIAAPSPSDYTDPFSRPLSRNSTTSCLSTTATKDGIEGRRFRRHGPTAYSSHIIAGMMQQQQQQQQKLLNQQNPTKSLLNNDDEHYTLLDSTNASVASLHQTSIYPGTRSSSGSEPTVSSNVKEE, encoded by the coding sequence ATGTCACATCCCGCAGCCAGTGTTCGATCTATTTATAGTGGGAAGGTAAATCTCGACTCACCTGACGAATTGTATAACCTCGAtagtaacaacaatagcAGTGCTGATGTTTCGAGTATTTCCCAGTCTACATCATCTaccaacaatcaaaatctACCAAGAGTTCAACTAGAAGATGTTTCCTCTTCACAGATCCAACACCGTGTAACGTCAAAGAACTTAAAAAGCCTAGAGAATAGCACATTAACTAAGCCTACATCTAGATTTGATAGTAACAACTACAACGGAACCAATTCGTCACTTGTTTCCACAGAGTCGGAATACCAGAACGATTTAATCGATGCAGAATCATTAGATACTGAAGGAGACGATGATATCATTGCAGCTCCACTGCCACTGGACTATACAGATCCATTCTCAAGACCACTTTCACGAAACTCCACAACTAGTTGTCTTTCTACAACGGCAACAAAAGATGGGATAGAAGGAAGAAGATTTCGCCGCCACGGTCCCACAGCTTATTCAAGTCATATCATAGCAGGTATGatgcagcagcaacaacaacaacaacagaaactCCTTAACCAACAGAATCCAACCAAAAGTTTGTTAAACAACGATGATGAACATTACACTCTTTTGGACTCGACCAATGCAAGTGTAGCCAGTCTTCATCAAACTTCTATATATCCAGGTACAAGAAGTAGTAGCGGTTCTGAACCTACAGTGTCATCTAATGTTAAAGAGGAGTAG
- a CDS encoding uncharacterized protein (Ortholog of Candida tropicalis MYA-3404 : CTRG_04422 and Candida albicans WO-1 : CAWG_01254), giving the protein MSESQTETAASTPLVSSIEDIPAELVERIKARILAEVTTELRDSNNETESNFSASESDEAIKESNEHNYLELINESERIENQDSDLSPSSMGYHTITPSFIDVNNPADYEVVEDFDSFAIWSEHQNRKLLSLFNDLPVYEPDNGEIVVEWISAFNRFFESYSGIKKAVLGRETFNFESEKVKDIPSTGYWLKKCIDSLDERIVRFLQSKKVSEYPICNSENDIRLSKIWNWLHHTRVNFSRVFTSRLSTIAGFIYGPGYKNRFNDENRKFMKHSFDPINKFLIKLDHVTIGMKYYFAVKESVGDVLCSVLNKHFQIWLASDYLGTPSLDEILQEFREHPSYEPKLISQREAVNSVFAIVKSDRSKKQIRAGRLRTVNSSGTQLGSHHISLGATLSRRRYAGKSLRSSRWNRRGRI; this is encoded by the coding sequence ATGTCTGAATCTCAAACTGAAACTGCTGCTAGTACACCTTTagtttcttcaattgagGACATTCCAGCGGAGCTAGTAGAACGAATCAAGGCTCGTATATTGGCCGAAGTCACTACTGAATTAAGAGATTCCAACAACGAAAcagaatcaaatttttctgCAAGCGAAAGTGATGAAGCTATAAAGGAGAGCAATGAACATAATTATTTGGAGTTGATCAATGAATCAGAAAGAATAGAGAACCAGGACTCCGACTTGTCGCCTTCGAGCATGGGTTACCATACCATTACCCCTAGTTTCATTGACGTCAATAATCCTGCTGATTATGAAGTAGTTGAAGATTTCGATAGTTTTGCTATTTGGTCAGAGCATCAAAACCGGAAATTGTTGTCATTGTTCAATGACCTCCCCGTGTATGAACCAGATAATGGTGAAATTGTGGTTGAATGGATTTCAGCTTTCAATCGGTTTTTTGAATCGTACAGTGGTATCAAAAAAGCTGTTTTGGGCAGAGAAACGTTCAATTTTGAATCCGAGAAAGTCAAGGATATTCCAAGCACAGGCTATTGGTTGAAAAAGTGTATCGACTCCCTTGATGAAAGAATTGTAAGATTTCTTCAATCCAAAAAAGTGTCTGAGTATCCTATATGTAATCTGGAGAACGACATCCGATTGTCTAAAATATGGAACTGGCTTCATCATACTAGAGTCAATTTCAGCAGAGTATTTACTTCAAGATTAAGTACCATTGCTGGTTTTATCTATGGTCCAGGATACAAGAATAGGTTCAATGACGAGAACAGAAAGTTTATGAAGCATTCTTTTGACCCGATTAACAAGTTTCTCATTAAACTTGATCATGTGACCATAGGTATGAAGTATTATTTTGCGGTAAAAGAGTCTGTTGGTGATGTACTATGTCTGGTACTTAACAAACACTTTCAAATTTGGTTAGCAAGTGATTATCTTGGTACTCCATCTCTTGACGAAATCCTTCAAGAGTTCAGAGAGCATCCTTCCTATGAACccaaattgatttctcAAAGAGAGGCAGTTAATTCAGTTTTTGCTATTGTCAAAAGTGATAGAAGCAAGAAACAGATCAGAGCCGGTCGATTAAGGACCGTCAATTCTAGTGGTACACAATTGGGATCTCACCATATTAGTTTGGGGGCTACTTTGTCACGTAGAAGATATGCTGGTAAGAGTTTAAGAAGTTCAAGATGGAATAGAAGAGGCAGAATTTGA